In the Aromatoleum bremense genome, one interval contains:
- a CDS encoding aminotransferase class V-fold PLP-dependent enzyme yields MPGLLRHPDPDGLLEYSVVYTDRSLNHMSRAFQGVMNDISRMLKEVYNAKSAIVVPGSGTFGMEAVARQFATGRKCLVIRNGWFSYRWTQIFDMGNIPAESIVLKARPVEDGPQAAFAPAPVEEVVRTIREQKPDVVFAPHVETSSGMMLPDAYLRAVADAVHSVGGLFVLDCIASGTIWVDMQATGIDILISAPQKGWSGSPCCALVMLGEGARAKIETTTSTSFACDLRKWLQIMEAYENGGHMYHATMPTDALTTLRDVMKETRDYGFDKVRREQQELGDSVRALLTRKGFRSVAAEGFQAPGVVVSYTDDGEMQSGRALSAQGLQIAAGVPLQCDEPADFRTFRIGLFGLDKLHDVERTVRYLDEALNRAG; encoded by the coding sequence GTGCCAGGCTTGTTGCGCCATCCCGACCCGGACGGGTTGCTCGAATATTCGGTGGTCTATACCGACCGCTCGCTCAATCACATGTCGCGGGCCTTCCAGGGTGTCATGAACGACATCTCGCGCATGCTCAAGGAAGTCTACAACGCGAAGTCCGCGATCGTCGTCCCCGGCAGCGGCACCTTCGGCATGGAAGCCGTCGCCCGTCAGTTCGCCACCGGCCGCAAGTGCCTCGTCATCCGCAACGGCTGGTTCAGTTATCGCTGGACGCAGATCTTCGACATGGGGAACATCCCCGCCGAATCGATCGTCCTGAAGGCGCGCCCCGTCGAGGACGGGCCGCAGGCCGCGTTCGCACCGGCTCCGGTCGAGGAAGTCGTCCGGACGATACGGGAGCAGAAGCCCGACGTCGTCTTCGCCCCGCACGTCGAGACCTCCAGCGGCATGATGCTGCCCGACGCCTACCTGCGGGCGGTCGCCGACGCGGTTCATTCGGTCGGCGGCCTGTTCGTGCTCGACTGCATCGCGTCCGGCACGATCTGGGTGGATATGCAGGCCACTGGCATCGACATCCTGATCAGCGCGCCGCAGAAAGGCTGGAGCGGTTCGCCGTGCTGCGCGCTCGTGATGCTGGGCGAAGGCGCCCGCGCGAAAATCGAGACCACCACGAGCACCAGCTTTGCGTGCGACCTGCGCAAGTGGCTGCAGATCATGGAAGCCTACGAGAACGGCGGCCACATGTATCACGCCACGATGCCGACCGACGCGCTGACGACGCTTCGCGACGTGATGAAGGAGACCCGCGACTACGGCTTCGACAAGGTGCGCCGCGAACAGCAGGAACTGGGCGACAGCGTGCGTGCGCTGCTGACCCGCAAAGGTTTCAGGAGCGTCGCCGCCGAAGGGTTCCAGGCGCCCGGCGTGGTGGTCAGCTACACCGACGACGGGGAAATGCAGTCCGGCCGGGCATTATCCGCACAGGGCCTGCAGATCGCCGCCGGGGTGCCGCTGCAGTGCGACGAACCGGCGGACTTCCGCACGTTCCGCATCGGCCTCTTCGGCCTGGACAAGCTGCACGACGTCGAGCGCACCGTCCGCTACCTCGATGAGGCGCTGAACCGCGCCGGCTGA
- a CDS encoding Rieske (2Fe-2S) protein, with product MALWLDVAAVDDFPEGSARVVMLDDGRQIAVFNAGGQFHALEDRCSHEDENLSWGVVEGDEVICPRHGAHFSLRTGAALSPPAYEPVATFAVRVVRGIVQIDADSGT from the coding sequence ATGGCACTCTGGCTCGACGTCGCCGCGGTCGACGATTTCCCGGAAGGTTCCGCCCGGGTGGTCATGCTCGATGACGGCCGGCAGATCGCGGTGTTTAATGCCGGCGGGCAGTTCCACGCGCTCGAGGACCGCTGCAGCCACGAGGACGAGAACCTGTCGTGGGGCGTCGTCGAAGGCGATGAGGTCATCTGCCCGCGCCACGGCGCGCACTTCTCGCTGCGGACCGGCGCGGCGCTGTCGCCCCCCGCTTACGAGCCGGTCGCGACTTTCGCGGTCCGCGTCGTACGCGGCATCGTCCAGATCGACGCCGACAGCGGAACGTGA
- a CDS encoding SUF system Fe-S cluster assembly protein, whose protein sequence is MSVFDWLHQDKKQTAGEGSAPGEELRTDVIAALRTVYDPEIPVNIYDLGLIYGLDIDDASGRVDIRMTLTAPGCPVAATFPGTVEEAVKAVEGVQEAHVELVWDPPWSRELMSEIALFELGLL, encoded by the coding sequence ATGAGCGTGTTCGACTGGCTGCACCAGGATAAAAAGCAGACGGCAGGCGAGGGCAGCGCGCCGGGCGAAGAACTGCGCACCGATGTCATCGCTGCGCTGCGCACCGTGTACGACCCGGAAATCCCGGTCAACATCTACGATCTGGGGCTGATCTACGGCCTCGATATCGACGACGCGAGCGGCAGGGTCGACATCCGCATGACGCTGACCGCGCCGGGCTGCCCGGTCGCGGCGACTTTTCCCGGCACCGTCGAGGAGGCGGTGAAGGCCGTCGAAGGGGTGCAGGAAGCGCATGTCGAACTCGTCTGGGATCCGCCGTGGTCGCGCGAATTGATGAGCGAGATCGCGCTTTTCGAACTCGGGCTACTTTGA
- the sufU gene encoding Fe-S cluster assembly sulfur transfer protein SufU — protein sequence MGELRDLYQEVILDHGRRPRNFGPLPDADRHAEGFNPLCGDRITLHLKTRDGVIEDVHFEGAGCAISIASASLMSETLKGKTPAQAAAMFDTFHALVTGHAAEQGGPALGKLEVLGGVAEFPMRVKCATLAWHTLQAALRGDTQPVSTEA from the coding sequence ATGGGTGAGCTGCGCGACCTGTACCAGGAAGTGATCCTCGATCACGGCCGGCGGCCGCGCAATTTCGGTCCGCTGCCGGACGCTGACCGGCACGCGGAAGGCTTCAACCCGCTGTGCGGCGACAGGATCACGCTGCACCTGAAAACGCGCGACGGCGTCATCGAGGACGTGCATTTCGAAGGCGCCGGGTGTGCGATTTCGATCGCGTCGGCGTCGCTGATGAGCGAAACGCTGAAAGGCAAGACGCCAGCGCAGGCGGCGGCAATGTTCGACACCTTCCATGCGCTCGTGACCGGCCATGCCGCGGAGCAGGGCGGGCCTGCGCTGGGCAAGCTCGAAGTGCTCGGCGGCGTCGCGGAGTTCCCGATGCGGGTCAAATGCGCGACCCTTGCCTGGCACACGCTGCAGGCGGCGCTGCGCGGCGACACGCAGCCGGTGTCGACGGAGGCGTGA
- a CDS encoding cysteine desulfurase, with amino-acid sequence MRTSANELNALRVAAPAAGGIAPPLDVARLRADFPILAREVNGKPLVYLDNAATSQKPRCVIDAQAHYYAQLNANVHRGVHRLSQEATDAFEAARDTVQRFVNAARREEIVFVRGTTEAINLVANSFGGRFRPGDEILITAMEHHSNIVPWQLACERSGAVLKVAPVNDEGELLVAEFEHLLGNRTRIVALSHVSNALGTINPVLELIDMAHARGVPVLLDGAQAVPHVAVDVQALDCDFYAFSAHKLYGPTGIGVLYGKAALLDAMPPWQGGGDMIRQVSFAGTTYNELPYKFEAGTPDIAGAIALGAAIRYVEETGIAAIAAHEHALLEHATRQARAMPGLRLVGTARNKAAILSFVFDDIHAHDVGTILDHEGVAVRTGHHCAMPLMERFGLPATVRASFAMYNTHDEVDALFAALRRVREVFDG; translated from the coding sequence ATGCGAACTTCTGCCAACGAGTTGAACGCGCTGCGTGTCGCGGCACCCGCTGCGGGCGGGATCGCCCCGCCGCTCGACGTCGCCCGGCTGCGCGCCGACTTCCCGATCCTCGCCCGCGAGGTCAATGGCAAGCCGCTCGTCTATCTCGATAACGCGGCGACGAGCCAGAAACCGCGTTGCGTGATCGACGCACAGGCGCATTACTACGCCCAACTCAACGCGAACGTGCACCGCGGCGTGCATCGCCTGAGCCAGGAGGCGACCGACGCTTTCGAGGCCGCGCGCGACACGGTGCAGCGCTTCGTGAACGCCGCGCGGCGCGAGGAGATCGTCTTCGTGCGCGGCACGACCGAAGCGATCAACCTCGTCGCGAACAGTTTCGGCGGACGTTTCCGCCCGGGCGACGAGATCCTCATCACCGCAATGGAACACCACTCGAACATCGTGCCGTGGCAACTCGCCTGCGAGCGGAGCGGCGCGGTGCTGAAAGTCGCGCCCGTCAATGACGAGGGTGAACTGCTCGTCGCGGAGTTCGAGCATCTGCTCGGGAACCGCACGCGGATCGTCGCGCTGTCGCATGTGTCGAACGCGCTCGGCACGATCAACCCGGTGCTCGAGCTCATCGACATGGCGCACGCGCGCGGCGTGCCGGTGCTGCTCGACGGCGCGCAGGCGGTGCCGCATGTCGCGGTCGACGTGCAGGCGCTCGACTGCGACTTCTACGCGTTCTCGGCGCACAAGCTCTATGGGCCGACCGGCATCGGCGTGCTGTACGGCAAGGCTGCGCTGCTCGACGCGATGCCGCCGTGGCAGGGCGGGGGCGACATGATCCGGCAGGTGAGCTTCGCGGGCACGACGTACAACGAGCTGCCGTACAAGTTCGAAGCGGGCACGCCGGACATCGCCGGCGCGATCGCGCTCGGCGCGGCGATCCGCTACGTCGAGGAAACGGGAATCGCCGCGATCGCCGCGCACGAACACGCGCTGCTCGAGCACGCCACCCGGCAGGCGCGCGCGATGCCGGGCCTGCGCCTCGTCGGCACCGCACGCAACAAGGCCGCGATCCTGTCGTTCGTGTTCGACGACATCCATGCGCACGACGTCGGCACGATCCTCGACCACGAAGGGGTCGCCGTCCGCACCGGGCACCACTGCGCGATGCCGCTGATGGAGCGCTTCGGCCTGCCGGCGACGGTGCGCGCGTCGTTCGCGATGTACAACACGCACGACGAGGTCGATGCGCTGTTTGCCGCCTTGCGCCGCGTGCGGGAGGTGTTCGATGGGTGA
- the sufD gene encoding Fe-S cluster assembly protein SufD, whose protein sequence is MTTGAREHYLGRFAAHRARLPGASLPWLQRLRDAAIERFAELGLPTTREEDWKYTNLSALERRLFDVVADGTRFSGLGNGVAERELARHALDGTHRLVFVDGRYAPGLSHVASLPRGADVGSLAELVATRPEVAAELLDTDPEAEANGFAALNAAFWTDGAYIDLAPGVAVDAPVHLLFVATRMDLASFPRTVVRAGAGAEATVIEHYAGSDDAVYLTDALTRIDAGAGARVTHAKVQQESRRGFHIAGIHTIQAADSRFASHSFAFGGQLARNDIATRLDGEGCNAKLAGLYVGSARQHHDHHTCIDHARPRGTSRELYKGVLDDASRAVFNGRVIVRPGAQRTDAQQSNHNLLLSDGAEVDTKPQLEIWADDVQCAHGATVGQLDADRLHYLRARGLDAATARGLLIHAFAADVLRDITHAGLRARLSTLLPGQLPEDMGELECELLPTS, encoded by the coding sequence ATGACGACCGGCGCGCGCGAGCACTATCTCGGCCGGTTCGCCGCGCACCGGGCGCGGCTTCCGGGCGCGTCGCTGCCCTGGCTGCAGCGCCTGCGCGACGCGGCGATCGAGCGCTTCGCCGAACTCGGCCTGCCGACGACCCGCGAGGAAGACTGGAAATACACGAACCTGTCGGCGCTCGAGCGGCGGCTGTTCGACGTCGTGGCCGACGGCACGCGGTTTTCAGGCCTCGGCAATGGCGTCGCCGAGCGCGAACTCGCGCGTCACGCGCTCGACGGCACGCACCGCCTGGTGTTCGTCGATGGCCGCTACGCGCCGGGGCTGTCGCATGTCGCCTCGCTGCCGCGTGGTGCCGACGTCGGCAGCCTCGCGGAACTGGTCGCGACTCGCCCGGAGGTCGCGGCAGAGCTTCTCGACACCGATCCGGAGGCCGAGGCGAACGGTTTTGCGGCGCTGAATGCGGCGTTCTGGACGGACGGCGCGTATATCGACCTTGCGCCCGGCGTTGCGGTCGACGCGCCGGTCCACCTGCTGTTCGTCGCCACCCGCATGGATCTCGCGAGCTTCCCGCGTACCGTCGTGCGCGCAGGGGCGGGCGCCGAAGCAACGGTGATCGAGCATTACGCGGGCAGCGACGACGCGGTCTACCTCACCGACGCGCTCACCCGGATCGACGCCGGCGCGGGTGCGCGCGTCACGCATGCGAAAGTGCAACAGGAGAGCCGGCGGGGTTTCCATATTGCCGGCATCCACACCATCCAGGCGGCGGACAGTCGCTTCGCGTCGCATTCGTTCGCGTTCGGCGGCCAGCTCGCGCGCAACGACATCGCGACCCGGCTCGACGGCGAAGGCTGCAACGCGAAGCTCGCCGGGCTGTATGTCGGCAGCGCACGCCAGCATCACGATCACCACACCTGCATCGATCACGCCCGCCCGCGCGGCACGAGCCGCGAGCTCTACAAGGGCGTGCTCGACGACGCGTCGCGCGCGGTCTTCAACGGCCGCGTCATCGTGCGCCCCGGCGCCCAGCGCACCGACGCGCAGCAGTCGAACCACAACCTGCTGTTGTCGGATGGCGCCGAGGTCGATACCAAGCCGCAACTGGAAATCTGGGCCGACGACGTCCAATGCGCGCATGGCGCGACCGTCGGACAGCTCGACGCCGACCGGCTGCACTACCTGCGCGCACGCGGCCTCGACGCGGCGACGGCGCGCGGATTGCTGATTCACGCGTTCGCGGCCGACGTGCTTCGTGATATTACTCACGCCGGGCTGCGGGCGCGGCTGTCCACGCTCCTGCCCGGACAACTGCCTGAGGACATGGGGGAACTGGAATGCGAACTTCTGCCAACGAGTTGA
- the sufC gene encoding Fe-S cluster assembly ATPase SufC, with translation MLEIRNLHVTVDEGTTKRPILRGLDLSVQAGEVHAIMGPNGSGKSTLAHVLAGRDGYIVTAGEVLYRGANLLDLPPETRAREGIFLAFQYPVEIPGVANIYLLKAALNAARKHRGEAELDAMDFLALVKAKLRLMQMDESLLYRAVNEGFSGGEKKRNEILQMAVLEPRLAILDETDSGLDIDALKVVANGVNAMRSPERAMILVTHYQRLLDHIRPDRVHVLAHGRIALSGGAELALELERRGYGWVEAKALETAAGARP, from the coding sequence ATGCTGGAGATCCGCAACCTGCACGTGACGGTGGACGAGGGGACGACAAAGCGGCCGATCCTGCGCGGCCTCGACCTCAGCGTGCAGGCGGGCGAAGTGCACGCGATCATGGGTCCGAACGGCTCGGGCAAGAGCACGCTCGCGCACGTGCTCGCCGGACGCGACGGCTACATCGTGACCGCGGGCGAGGTCCTTTACCGCGGCGCGAACCTGCTCGATCTGCCACCCGAGACGCGCGCCCGCGAAGGGATCTTCCTCGCGTTCCAGTACCCGGTCGAGATTCCCGGCGTCGCGAACATCTATCTGCTGAAGGCGGCACTCAACGCCGCGCGCAAGCACCGCGGCGAAGCGGAGCTCGATGCGATGGATTTCCTCGCGCTGGTCAAAGCGAAGCTGCGCCTGATGCAGATGGACGAGAGCCTGCTGTACCGCGCGGTGAATGAAGGTTTCTCCGGCGGCGAGAAGAAGCGCAACGAGATCCTGCAGATGGCGGTGCTCGAGCCGCGGCTGGCGATCCTCGACGAGACCGACTCCGGGCTCGACATCGACGCGCTGAAAGTCGTCGCGAACGGCGTCAATGCGATGCGCAGCCCCGAGCGCGCGATGATCCTCGTGACGCATTACCAGCGTTTGCTCGACCATATCCGGCCGGACCGCGTACACGTGCTGGCGCATGGGCGCATCGCGCTGTCCGGCGGAGCGGAGCTCGCGCTCGAACTGGAACGGCGCGGCTACGGCTGGGTCGAGGCGAAAGCGCTGGAGACGGCCGCAGGAGCCCGGCCATGA
- the sufB gene encoding Fe-S cluster assembly protein SufB gives MGNQAFQLDELISQDYRHGFYTPMEVDSAPAGLSEDVIRLISAKKNEPDFMLDWRLKAFRHWLTMTEPRWAAVHHPPIDYQAIVYYSAPKSRTDGPKSLAEVDPELLRTYEKLGVPLEERELLAGVAVDAVFDSVSVATTFKEKLGELGIIFCSFSEAVQHHPELVRQYLGSVVPYTDNFFATLNSAVFSDGSFCYIPPGVRCPMELSTYFRINAKNTGQFERTLIIADRGAYVSYLEGCTAPMRDENQLHAAVVELIALEGAQIKYSTVQNWYPGDREGKGGIYNFVTKRGDCREANSKISWTQVETGSAITWKYPSVILQGDNSVGEFHSVALTNHWQQADTGTKMIHLGRNTKSTILSKGISAGHGSNAYRGLVKVAKSAANARNYTQCDSLLLGDRCAAHTFPYIEVKNATARVEHEASTSRIGEDQLFYCQSRGVSAEDAVSLIVSGFCREVFKELPMEFAVEAQKLLGVSLEGSIG, from the coding sequence ATGGGCAATCAGGCGTTTCAACTCGATGAACTGATCAGTCAGGACTACCGGCATGGCTTCTACACGCCGATGGAAGTCGACAGCGCGCCGGCCGGACTGTCGGAAGACGTGATCCGCCTGATCTCGGCGAAGAAGAACGAGCCGGATTTCATGCTCGACTGGCGGCTCAAAGCCTTTCGCCACTGGCTGACGATGACCGAACCCCGCTGGGCGGCGGTGCACCACCCGCCGATCGACTACCAGGCCATCGTCTATTACTCAGCGCCGAAGTCGAGGACGGACGGGCCGAAGAGCCTCGCGGAGGTCGATCCGGAGCTGCTGCGCACCTACGAGAAACTCGGCGTGCCGCTGGAGGAGCGCGAACTCCTCGCGGGCGTCGCGGTGGATGCGGTGTTCGACAGCGTCTCGGTCGCGACGACATTCAAGGAAAAGCTCGGCGAGCTGGGCATCATCTTCTGCTCGTTCTCGGAAGCGGTGCAGCACCACCCGGAGCTCGTGCGGCAGTATCTCGGCTCGGTCGTGCCCTACACCGACAACTTCTTCGCGACGCTCAATTCGGCGGTGTTCTCGGACGGTTCGTTCTGCTACATCCCGCCGGGCGTGCGCTGCCCGATGGAGCTGTCGACGTATTTCCGCATCAACGCGAAGAACACCGGGCAGTTCGAACGCACGCTGATCATCGCCGACCGCGGCGCGTACGTGAGCTACCTCGAAGGCTGCACCGCGCCGATGCGCGACGAGAACCAGCTGCACGCGGCGGTCGTCGAGCTGATCGCGCTCGAAGGCGCGCAGATCAAGTATTCGACGGTGCAGAACTGGTATCCCGGCGACAGGGAAGGCAAGGGCGGCATCTACAACTTCGTCACCAAGCGCGGCGACTGCCGCGAGGCGAACTCGAAGATCTCGTGGACGCAGGTCGAGACCGGCTCGGCGATCACGTGGAAGTACCCGAGCGTGATCCTGCAAGGCGACAACTCGGTCGGCGAATTCCATTCGGTGGCGCTGACGAACCACTGGCAGCAGGCCGACACCGGCACGAAGATGATCCACCTCGGCCGCAACACGAAGAGCACGATCCTGTCGAAAGGCATTTCGGCCGGCCACGGCAGCAACGCGTATCGCGGCCTCGTGAAGGTCGCGAAGAGCGCGGCGAACGCGCGCAACTACACGCAGTGCGACTCGCTGCTGCTCGGCGACCGCTGCGCGGCGCACACTTTTCCGTACATCGAGGTGAAGAACGCGACCGCGCGCGTCGAGCATGAAGCCTCGACCTCGCGCATCGGCGAGGACCAGCTGTTCTACTGCCAGAGCCGCGGCGTCAGCGCCGAGGACGCGGTGTCGCTCATCGTTTCCGGTTTCTGCAGGGAAGTGTTCAAGGAACTGCCGATGGAGTTCGCGGTGGAAGCGCAGAAGCTCCTCGGCGTGAGCCTCGAAGGCAGCATCGGGTGA